Proteins co-encoded in one Victivallis lenta genomic window:
- a CDS encoding prepilin-type N-terminal cleavage/methylation domain-containing protein produces MTGRARKHHIPPIMRKPFTLIELLVVIAIIAVLAAMLLPALNQARSAAKTTKCVNILKQFGSAGAMYAANCDDWWMPSLVGDFQFPHGSYFGNDMFRSLLGIPGIYQMDPISDAFPTGLMCPDSFGAQEAKNGWGLIYSSYGYTYFDVYGNSGAYKVSRIRRPSASAAWSDALEYLIWNPKLLDYLSNGERSGSGQIAYRHRSRSNFCFFDGHVAPLGGPEVEAVWGADPNTAPDSCINMNFYR; encoded by the coding sequence ATGACAGGCCGCGCACGGAAACATCATATACCCCCTATTATGCGCAAACCGTTCACCTTGATTGAGCTGCTGGTCGTTATTGCGATTATCGCGGTTCTTGCCGCCATGCTGCTGCCCGCCTTGAACCAGGCGCGCAGTGCGGCCAAGACGACCAAGTGCGTCAACATCCTGAAGCAGTTCGGCTCGGCGGGGGCGATGTACGCCGCCAACTGCGACGACTGGTGGATGCCGAGTCTGGTCGGCGATTTCCAGTTTCCGCACGGCTCCTACTTCGGCAATGATATGTTCCGCTCGCTGCTCGGCATTCCGGGCATCTACCAGATGGACCCGATCAGCGATGCTTTTCCGACCGGCCTGATGTGTCCCGACTCCTTCGGAGCGCAGGAGGCGAAAAACGGCTGGGGATTGATCTACAGCTCTTACGGCTACACCTATTTCGACGTCTATGGAAATTCCGGGGCCTACAAGGTTTCGCGTATCAGACGCCCCTCCGCTTCTGCCGCCTGGTCGGATGCGTTGGAATACCTGATCTGGAATCCGAAGCTGCTCGATTACCTGAGCAACGGCGAACGGTCCGGCTCCGGGCAGATCGCCTACCGCCACCGCAGCCGGAGCAACTTCTGCTTCTTCGACGGCCATGTCGCGCCGCTGGGCGGCCCCGAAGTCGAAGCCGTCTGGGGGGCGGACCCGAATACCGCTCCCGACAGCTGCATCAATATGAATTTTTACCGCTGA
- the pepT gene encoding peptidase T, with the protein MKTVSERMLEYVRFNTQSNDSTGRHPSTPGQLEFARHLAKELRELGVERVRVSEFAYVFGEIPPSAGCGEAPALGLVAHMDTSADAPGDNVRPQLVEYRGGVIPLGDSGRTLDPAVFPELNRLTGHTLITTDGTTLLGADDKAGIAEILTAVERVAAGDLPHGKLCIGFTPDEEIGEGPLHFDVADFGADYAYTLDGGGAGEIEFQNFNAATATFELRGRSVHPGSAKDVMINAQKVAFELDSLLPQDEVPEKTERFQGFYHLVHTSGSVGNARLVYLLRDHEAASFEARKRRMREAAETLNAKYGAGTVVLTIKDQYRNMEEIIRQHPFLIEIAEDAVRSAGIEPVIVPIRGGTDGATLSFKGLPCPNLGTGGYNFHGECEFASVQEMESSVQVILNIIKAFAGKK; encoded by the coding sequence ATGAAAACCGTTTCGGAACGAATGCTCGAATATGTCCGGTTCAACACGCAGTCGAACGATTCCACCGGGCGGCATCCCTCCACGCCGGGGCAGCTTGAGTTCGCCCGGCATCTTGCGAAGGAGCTTCGGGAGCTCGGCGTCGAGCGGGTCCGCGTCTCCGAATTCGCCTATGTATTCGGCGAAATTCCGCCTTCGGCGGGCTGCGGGGAGGCTCCGGCCCTCGGGCTTGTGGCGCATATGGACACCTCGGCCGATGCTCCCGGCGACAACGTCCGTCCGCAGCTGGTCGAGTACCGGGGCGGCGTCATTCCGCTCGGTGACAGCGGCCGCACGCTTGATCCGGCCGTTTTTCCGGAACTGAACCGCCTGACCGGGCATACGCTGATCACCACGGACGGCACCACGCTTCTCGGCGCCGACGACAAGGCCGGCATCGCGGAGATTCTGACCGCCGTCGAACGGGTTGCCGCCGGAGATCTCCCGCACGGAAAGCTCTGCATCGGCTTTACGCCGGACGAGGAGATCGGCGAGGGGCCGCTCCATTTCGACGTTGCGGATTTCGGCGCCGATTACGCCTATACCCTCGACGGCGGCGGCGCCGGGGAGATCGAGTTCCAGAACTTCAACGCGGCGACGGCGACCTTCGAACTCCGGGGGCGGTCCGTCCATCCCGGTTCGGCCAAAGACGTGATGATCAACGCCCAGAAGGTCGCGTTCGAGCTTGATTCCCTGCTGCCGCAGGATGAGGTTCCGGAGAAGACGGAGCGCTTTCAGGGGTTCTATCACCTGGTTCACACTTCCGGCAGCGTCGGGAATGCCCGGCTGGTCTATCTGCTGCGCGACCACGAAGCCGCTTCGTTCGAGGCGCGCAAACGGCGTATGCGGGAGGCGGCCGAGACGCTGAACGCGAAATACGGCGCCGGAACCGTCGTGCTGACCATCAAGGACCAGTACCGCAATATGGAGGAGATCATCCGGCAGCATCCGTTTCTGATTGAAATCGCGGAAGACGCCGTCCGTTCCGCCGGGATCGAGCCGGTCATCGTGCCGATCCGCGGCGGCACCGACGGCGCGACGCTCTCCTTCAAAGGACTGCCCTGCCCGAATCTCGGGACCGGCGGTTACAACTTCCACGGCGAATGCGAGTTCGCATCGGTACAGGAGATGGAGAGTTCGGTCCAGGTCATCCTGAACATCATCAAGGCGTTTGCAGGCAAAAAGTAA
- a CDS encoding acetylxylan esterase, translated as MKYSVTAAAAALLSAAVFAGAGAALNPARVEVTGVTDRDPLSYRAGETIIFEIRTDYGGQKAEGDYFLAWERSGDDGRTERGRERVSARPLVLRTSLDRPGFVRITATLLDAGGKPLPTRNNWGQPMNCGFEGGAGVEPDKLAGLPEIADFDAFWRRQKARLAAVPLKYRLEQQTSPLKNVTVYAATVDCAGPRPVTGYLTVPAGARKRSLPVRAVFAGYGVEKQNPPQQGPEDCIVFHVNAHGFELNRDADYYAGFARAIESNGFSYAFDPKQNADPERAYFNGMALRVLRSLEFLKALPEWDGVRLEVAGGSQGGLQAIWGAGLDPDVTGCKADIPWCCDLAGAAKLGRLNGWHPEYRRPLDYYDAVNHAKRIRCPVEITRAGLGDYTCAPSGVAILYNSIESPKKITWVQGSTHGYMPKNPQRIVREK; from the coding sequence ATGAAATATTCCGTCACGGCGGCTGCCGCCGCTCTATTGTCCGCCGCAGTTTTCGCGGGCGCCGGAGCCGCGCTCAATCCGGCCCGGGTGGAGGTGACCGGCGTCACCGACCGGGACCCGCTGAGTTACCGGGCGGGAGAAACGATCATCTTTGAAATCCGAACCGATTACGGCGGGCAGAAGGCGGAAGGCGACTACTTCCTGGCCTGGGAACGCTCCGGCGACGACGGCAGGACCGAGCGCGGCCGGGAGCGGGTCTCCGCCCGTCCTCTGGTGCTCCGCACCTCGCTGGACCGGCCCGGATTCGTCCGCATCACGGCGACGCTGCTGGACGCCGGCGGCAAGCCGCTGCCGACCCGCAACAACTGGGGGCAGCCGATGAACTGCGGCTTCGAGGGCGGCGCGGGAGTCGAACCGGACAAGCTCGCCGGGCTGCCGGAGATTGCCGATTTCGACGCATTCTGGAGGAGGCAGAAAGCGCGCCTCGCCGCCGTTCCGCTGAAGTACCGGCTCGAACAGCAGACGAGTCCCCTGAAAAACGTGACCGTCTACGCGGCAACCGTCGACTGCGCCGGGCCGCGCCCGGTCACCGGTTACCTGACCGTACCCGCCGGGGCGCGGAAGCGGTCGCTGCCCGTCCGCGCGGTCTTTGCCGGATACGGTGTCGAAAAACAGAATCCGCCGCAGCAGGGACCGGAGGATTGCATCGTGTTTCACGTGAACGCGCACGGCTTCGAATTAAACCGCGACGCCGATTATTATGCCGGATTCGCGCGGGCGATCGAATCCAACGGATTCTCTTACGCCTTCGACCCAAAGCAGAACGCCGATCCGGAACGCGCCTACTTCAACGGCATGGCGCTGCGAGTATTGCGTTCGCTTGAATTCCTGAAAGCGCTGCCGGAGTGGGACGGCGTCCGGCTGGAAGTCGCCGGCGGCAGCCAGGGAGGGCTCCAGGCGATCTGGGGAGCGGGGCTCGATCCGGACGTCACCGGCTGCAAGGCGGATATTCCGTGGTGCTGCGATCTGGCGGGGGCGGCGAAACTCGGGCGGCTGAACGGCTGGCACCCGGAATACCGGCGTCCGCTCGATTACTACGATGCGGTCAACCACGCAAAGCGGATCAGGTGTCCGGTGGAGATCACCCGGGCAGGCCTGGGCGACTACACCTGCGCGCCATCCGGCGTGGCAATCCTCTACAACAGCATCGAAAGTCCGAAAAAAATCACCTGGGTGCAGGGGTCGACCCACGGATACATGCCGAAAAATCCGCAACGCATCGTGAGAGAAAAATAA
- a CDS encoding ATP-binding protein, with translation MKRKIIEIDEKLCNGCGNCIPNCPEGAIRMIDGKARLVSDLFCDGLGACLGECPQGAITMTEREAAPYDERLVMERIAAQGANTVRAHLHHLRSHGEQELHRIAVEYLREKGIPVPEEAAEETLGRGCPGTLAKALTPRKPAAAVPPEETPSALRQWPVQLRLLNPEAPYFDGADLLVSADCVPCAMGGFHRELLDGKILVIFCPKLDEDTEEYVSKLAEIFRRHDIRSVTVARMTVPCCGGTVAIVEKALESAGRRIPLDVRIIDLNGEPVREARRTPGQL, from the coding sequence ATGAAACGGAAAATCATAGAAATCGACGAAAAGCTCTGCAACGGCTGCGGAAACTGCATCCCGAACTGCCCGGAGGGGGCGATCCGGATGATCGACGGCAAGGCGCGGCTGGTCAGCGATCTGTTCTGCGACGGTCTCGGCGCATGTCTCGGGGAGTGTCCGCAAGGCGCGATCACGATGACTGAACGCGAAGCCGCTCCCTATGACGAACGGCTGGTCATGGAGCGGATTGCCGCGCAGGGAGCCAATACGGTCAGGGCGCATCTGCACCACCTGAGATCGCACGGCGAACAGGAGCTTCACCGGATCGCGGTCGAATATCTGCGGGAAAAGGGCATACCGGTTCCGGAAGAGGCGGCGGAAGAGACGCTCGGGCGCGGCTGCCCCGGCACTCTGGCGAAGGCGCTGACGCCGCGGAAGCCGGCCGCCGCCGTTCCGCCGGAGGAGACGCCGTCGGCTCTGCGGCAGTGGCCGGTACAGCTCCGGCTGCTGAATCCGGAGGCTCCGTATTTCGACGGAGCCGATCTGCTGGTGTCGGCGGATTGCGTGCCCTGCGCGATGGGCGGCTTCCACCGCGAGCTGCTGGATGGAAAGATTCTGGTCATCTTCTGCCCGAAGCTCGATGAGGATACGGAGGAGTATGTGTCGAAGCTTGCGGAGATCTTCAGGCGCCACGACATCCGCTCGGTTACGGTTGCCCGCATGACGGTGCCCTGCTGCGGCGGAACCGTCGCGATCGTCGAAAAAGCGCTCGAATCGGCCGGCAGGCGGATTCCGCTCGATGTCCGGATCATCGACCTGAACGGAGAGCCGGTCCGGGAAGCGCGCCGGACGCCGGGGCAGCTGTAA
- a CDS encoding protein kinase domain-containing protein, with amino-acid sequence MTHTDNQPPERTEQQETRTPVSEPEERTILLPRTETGEPGATPPPAKPAALPASPKTRFFQLKKRRDVNSVMEELQDHPAEGEVDFSGDEESLELLEESYDVGKKFAEGGQGELFHGFDRRLNRLVALKSLRGELSGNQRLRRFFLSEARVTAQLDHPAIVPIYTLNSDRKAGLHLAMKLVKGQTFKAYLEQICTHYRLDGVNSFDEKKALRTRLDILLKVCDALEYAHSRNVMHCDLKPSNIMIGEFRETYIMDWGIARRIRHTENAAETPPQEDDFCGTPQYLAPEVIRHELRDQRADLFAMGAILFEAATLKTAFTGNSVSEVLANIADGRMEPLEHRFHAPIDADLKAIIRKALAPDPKQRYQEIREFSGDLRRYLMGLSVSARPDNPAMKLVRWCYLHRRLTLVLMLCALLAGVGALAFTLYREFRFSEELRSRDYALGAAYSRSTHAGHLLDEQFSKLELMTASLAADIRYLLKYDPHHEKGEEHAFRAVSELRRPGAPGLIDSVFHHGRIDPESIAYNVTPDTNPESVERRLEPISRYIPRLLQTILESPVNARVTDSNLEELKTAAFRDGTPIIRVLFGFPDGLYAAYPAGNGFPERYDPRRRIWFPPADAWKEKRAVWSRPYIDSVPQIGLVISCSVPLRMPDGRGNGVCAVDISLDELIEELHSSGNAGPHVLEKAIMDDGGRIIVSTTRDFADIARSNYRSPDDEVVFKQLENLAVLDDMKKRKFGVVTIQEPDGNETVYTFCHIRSVNWFYIEKLDMRNLLAFFRR; translated from the coding sequence ATGACTCATACGGACAACCAGCCGCCGGAACGGACGGAGCAGCAGGAGACCCGGACGCCCGTTTCCGAGCCGGAAGAGCGTACCATTCTCCTTCCCCGGACGGAAACGGGGGAACCCGGCGCAACGCCTCCCCCCGCAAAACCCGCCGCCCTCCCCGCTTCGCCGAAGACCCGTTTCTTCCAGCTGAAAAAACGGCGCGACGTCAACTCCGTCATGGAGGAGCTTCAGGATCACCCGGCCGAAGGGGAGGTCGATTTCTCCGGCGACGAGGAGAGCCTCGAACTGCTCGAGGAGAGCTACGACGTCGGAAAAAAATTCGCGGAGGGCGGCCAGGGCGAATTGTTTCACGGTTTCGACCGCCGGCTGAACCGGCTGGTCGCCCTGAAGTCGCTGCGCGGCGAACTTTCCGGAAACCAGCGGCTGCGACGGTTCTTCCTCTCCGAAGCGCGGGTCACCGCCCAGCTCGACCATCCGGCGATCGTGCCGATCTACACGCTGAATTCCGACCGGAAAGCGGGGCTGCACCTCGCGATGAAGCTGGTCAAGGGGCAGACCTTCAAGGCCTACCTCGAACAGATCTGCACGCACTACCGGCTCGACGGCGTAAACTCGTTCGACGAAAAGAAAGCCCTGCGCACCCGCCTCGACATCCTGCTCAAAGTCTGCGATGCGCTCGAATATGCGCACAGCCGCAACGTCATGCACTGCGACCTGAAGCCGTCGAACATCATGATCGGCGAATTCCGCGAAACCTACATCATGGACTGGGGCATCGCCCGGCGCATCCGGCATACGGAGAATGCGGCCGAAACACCTCCGCAGGAGGACGATTTCTGCGGAACACCGCAATACCTTGCGCCGGAGGTCATCCGGCACGAGCTGCGCGACCAGCGGGCGGACCTGTTCGCAATGGGCGCAATCCTGTTCGAAGCCGCCACTTTGAAAACCGCTTTCACCGGCAACTCCGTATCGGAGGTTCTGGCGAACATCGCCGACGGCCGGATGGAGCCGCTCGAACACCGTTTCCATGCGCCGATCGACGCGGACCTGAAGGCGATCATCCGCAAAGCGCTCGCCCCGGACCCGAAGCAGCGTTACCAGGAGATCAGGGAGTTTTCCGGCGATCTGAGGCGCTATCTGATGGGGCTGTCGGTGTCGGCCAGGCCGGACAATCCGGCCATGAAGCTGGTCCGCTGGTGCTACCTGCACCGCCGGCTGACGCTGGTCCTGATGCTCTGCGCGCTGCTGGCCGGAGTCGGCGCCCTCGCCTTCACGCTCTACCGGGAGTTCCGTTTCTCCGAAGAGCTCCGTTCGCGCGACTACGCCCTCGGCGCGGCCTACTCCCGCAGCACCCATGCCGGACATCTGCTCGACGAACAGTTTTCGAAACTCGAACTGATGACCGCTTCGCTCGCCGCCGATATCCGGTACCTGCTGAAGTACGATCCGCATCATGAAAAGGGGGAAGAACATGCGTTCCGCGCGGTTTCCGAGCTGCGCCGTCCCGGTGCGCCGGGACTGATCGACTCCGTCTTTCACCACGGCCGGATCGACCCGGAAAGCATCGCCTACAATGTGACTCCGGATACGAACCCGGAAAGCGTCGAACGCCGCCTCGAGCCGATCTCGCGTTACATTCCCCGGCTGCTGCAGACGATTCTCGAAAGCCCGGTCAACGCCCGCGTGACGGATTCGAATCTGGAGGAACTCAAAACCGCCGCCTTCCGGGACGGCACGCCGATCATCCGGGTTCTCTTCGGCTTCCCGGACGGGCTGTACGCGGCTTATCCGGCCGGGAACGGCTTCCCGGAACGCTACGATCCGCGCCGCCGCATCTGGTTTCCTCCGGCCGATGCCTGGAAGGAGAAACGGGCCGTCTGGTCGCGCCCCTATATCGACAGCGTTCCGCAGATCGGACTGGTCATCTCCTGTTCGGTTCCGCTGCGCATGCCGGACGGGCGCGGCAACGGGGTCTGCGCGGTGGATATCTCTCTGGACGAACTGATCGAGGAGCTGCACTCCTCCGGCAACGCGGGCCCGCACGTGCTCGAGAAGGCGATCATGGACGACGGCGGCAGAATCATCGTCTCCACCACCAGGGACTTCGCCGACATCGCCCGGTCGAATTACCGGAGCCCGGACGATGAGGTCGTCTTCAAGCAGCTCGAAAACCTCGCCGTTCTCGACGATATGAAAAAGCGGAAATTCGGAGTCGTCACCATCCAGGAGCCCGACGGAAACGAAACGGTCTACACCTTCTGCCACATCCGCTCGGTCAACTGGTTCTATATCGAAAAGCTCGACATGCGCAATCTGCTGGCCTTTTTCCGCCGCTGA
- a CDS encoding glycyl-radical enzyme activating protein gives MREGIICDLKRFAVHDGPGVRSTVFLKGCPLRCVWCHNPESIRRAPELGVRFHKCTLCGECARVCACHRIADGKHRFGRESCTACGRCVGACLFDALVLYGKRVTPEETAAAVLEDRAFYETSGGGVTVSGGEPLLQAAFCAELFRLLKRECIHTAVDTCGEVPWSAFETVLPVADLFLFDFKHPDSEAHRRLTGSGNGRIKANLLRLGRNGCPVEIRIPLIPGLNMEDETLKRSAEFLAGIGTVTAVRLLAYHSLARSKYEAVGRADTMPRAGSPGDDAMRHAAELIGGFGLRAMV, from the coding sequence ATGCGGGAAGGAATCATCTGCGACCTGAAACGCTTTGCGGTTCACGACGGTCCGGGCGTGCGGAGCACCGTGTTCCTGAAAGGGTGTCCGCTCCGGTGCGTCTGGTGCCACAATCCGGAGAGCATCCGGCGCGCGCCGGAGCTCGGAGTGCGGTTCCACAAATGCACATTGTGCGGCGAATGCGCCCGGGTTTGCGCCTGCCACCGGATTGCGGACGGGAAACACCGCTTCGGCCGCGAGAGCTGCACCGCGTGCGGAAGGTGCGTCGGGGCTTGCCTGTTCGATGCGCTTGTGCTGTACGGAAAGCGCGTGACGCCGGAGGAGACGGCGGCGGCCGTGCTCGAGGACCGGGCGTTTTACGAAACCTCCGGCGGCGGCGTGACCGTTTCGGGCGGCGAACCGCTGCTTCAGGCCGCCTTCTGCGCGGAGCTCTTCAGGCTGCTGAAACGGGAGTGCATCCATACGGCGGTGGATACCTGCGGGGAGGTTCCGTGGAGCGCGTTCGAAACCGTGCTGCCGGTGGCCGACCTGTTCCTGTTCGACTTCAAGCATCCCGATTCGGAGGCGCACCGGCGGCTGACCGGCAGCGGCAACGGGCGGATCAAAGCGAATCTGCTGCGGCTCGGCCGGAACGGCTGTCCGGTCGAAATCCGCATTCCGCTCATACCGGGCCTGAATATGGAGGATGAGACTTTGAAGCGCAGCGCGGAGTTCCTGGCCGGGATCGGCACGGTCACGGCGGTCCGGCTGCTGGCTTATCATTCGCTTGCGCGTTCGAAATACGAAGCGGTCGGGCGCGCCGACACGATGCCGCGGGCCGGGAGCCCCGGCGATGACGCGATGCGTCACGCAGCGGAGCTGATCGGCGGTTTCGGGCTGCGGGCAATGGTATGA
- a CDS encoding pyruvate formate lyase family protein has translation MTYRTFEQDLPYLLGKFRNPSFDPATGLDNETIRRDIGLLARELAGEPRPVVKARAFEYVTRNVRIDVNPHDWFVGFGCWDRDDRPLTALIYGWSEEADRASPELTELRKLCERTGATAIWKDFDHSVPDWEAVYELGFPGLLDRVRRYRRRHAERGTLTPEAAARFDGMEIACRAVLEMLGRFRKYALEHADGSERVAAVAECLGALISGAPRNTFEVLSLIYLFFMFGEHIDRYQVRSLGNLDRMLLPYFRRDLAEKRFTEAQIREFIGYFLMQWASIDNYWGHPFYLGGTKADGSTEISELSHLILEEYDRLGLHTPKIQIKTAPNTPPEFLDRAFDMIRRGHNSIVFVCEPGIARAMAACGFSAEEARTCDIRGCYEFVPRALGNTTGVGHLNMLKPIELVLNDGIDPLTGIAFGEKTGPLDRLRTFDDFLAAYFRQLDRIIEFNIRCVDDFERTLHEINPALLFSATIRHSLETARDAFSDGSVYNISSILEAGFASAVDALTVIRSYVYERRELTPAELRDILKADWNGHEKLRLRILRDGNKYGNGIEAADRLAAELARHVSERINRRPNARGGFYQASGHSARQFICLGEKTGATPDGRRSGDEMSKNLSPVQGADTNGVTALVKSLSRIDPAWYPGDYPLDVMMHPATVRGEDGLAAMRALLLTYMRLNGVAIHFNIFDAETLAAAQEHPENYRGLQVRVCGWNVLFTDLCRKEQDAYIERARCISE, from the coding sequence ATGACATATCGCACCTTCGAACAGGATCTGCCGTATCTGCTCGGCAAATTCCGGAATCCGTCTTTCGATCCGGCGACCGGTCTCGACAATGAGACGATCAGAAGAGACATCGGACTGCTCGCGCGGGAGCTGGCCGGGGAACCGCGTCCGGTTGTGAAAGCGCGGGCCTTCGAGTATGTGACCCGGAACGTCCGGATCGATGTGAACCCGCACGACTGGTTCGTCGGCTTCGGCTGCTGGGACCGGGACGACCGGCCGCTGACCGCGCTGATTTATGGCTGGAGCGAAGAGGCGGACCGGGCTTCGCCTGAGCTGACGGAGCTGCGGAAGCTCTGCGAACGTACCGGCGCTACGGCGATCTGGAAGGACTTCGACCACTCCGTGCCGGATTGGGAGGCCGTCTATGAGCTCGGCTTTCCGGGGCTGCTCGACCGGGTGCGGCGATATCGCCGGCGCCACGCGGAGCGCGGCACGCTGACGCCCGAGGCGGCCGCCCGTTTCGACGGCATGGAAATCGCCTGCCGCGCGGTTCTCGAGATGCTCGGCCGGTTCCGGAAGTATGCGCTTGAGCACGCGGACGGCAGTGAACGGGTCGCTGCCGTGGCGGAGTGCCTCGGCGCGCTGATTTCCGGCGCACCGCGCAACACGTTCGAGGTTCTGTCGCTGATCTATCTCTTTTTCATGTTCGGCGAACATATCGACCGGTATCAGGTCCGGTCGCTCGGCAACCTCGACCGCATGCTCCTGCCGTATTTCCGGCGGGACCTGGCGGAAAAGCGGTTCACCGAAGCGCAGATCCGCGAATTCATCGGCTACTTCCTGATGCAGTGGGCGTCGATCGACAACTACTGGGGCCACCCGTTCTATCTCGGCGGAACGAAGGCCGACGGCTCCACGGAGATCAGCGAACTTTCGCACCTGATTCTCGAGGAGTACGACCGGCTCGGACTGCATACGCCGAAAATCCAGATCAAAACCGCGCCGAATACGCCGCCGGAGTTTCTGGACCGTGCGTTCGACATGATTCGGCGCGGGCACAACAGCATCGTGTTCGTCTGCGAACCCGGCATCGCCCGCGCGATGGCGGCCTGCGGCTTCAGCGCGGAGGAGGCGCGGACCTGCGACATCCGCGGCTGCTACGAGTTCGTGCCGCGCGCACTCGGCAATACGACCGGCGTCGGGCACCTGAATATGCTGAAACCGATTGAACTGGTACTGAACGACGGCATCGACCCGCTGACCGGAATCGCATTCGGGGAGAAGACCGGCCCGCTCGACCGGCTCCGGACCTTCGACGATTTTCTGGCCGCCTACTTCCGGCAGCTCGACCGGATCATCGAATTCAACATCCGGTGCGTGGATGATTTCGAGCGGACGCTGCACGAGATCAACCCGGCGCTGCTGTTCTCCGCGACAATCCGGCACAGTCTCGAGACGGCGCGCGACGCATTCTCGGACGGGTCGGTCTACAATATTTCGTCGATTCTCGAAGCCGGGTTCGCCTCCGCGGTCGATGCGCTGACGGTGATCCGCAGCTATGTCTACGAGCGCCGGGAGCTGACGCCTGCCGAACTCCGCGACATCCTGAAGGCCGACTGGAACGGCCATGAAAAGCTGCGGCTGCGGATTCTGCGCGACGGGAACAAGTACGGCAACGGCATCGAGGCGGCGGACCGCCTTGCGGCGGAGCTCGCGCGCCACGTATCGGAAAGGATCAACCGGCGTCCGAACGCGCGCGGCGGCTTCTACCAGGCGTCGGGCCACTCCGCCCGGCAGTTCATCTGCCTCGGGGAGAAGACCGGCGCAACGCCGGACGGACGCCGTTCCGGAGACGAAATGTCGAAGAATCTTTCTCCCGTGCAGGGGGCGGATACGAACGGCGTGACCGCACTGGTGAAATCGCTTTCGCGTATCGATCCGGCCTGGTATCCGGGCGATTATCCGCTCGACGTGATGATGCATCCGGCCACGGTTCGCGGCGAGGACGGGCTCGCCGCGATGCGTGCGCTGCTCCTGACCTATATGCGGTTGAACGGCGTGGCGATTCACTTCAACATCTTCGATGCGGAGACGCTGGCCGCCGCTCAGGAGCACCCGGAGAACTATCGCGGACTGCAGGTCCGGGTCTGCGGCTGGAACGTGCTGTTCACCGATCTTTGCAGAAAAGAGCAGGACGCATACATCGAGCGGGCCCGCTGCATCAGCGAGTAG
- a CDS encoding helix-turn-helix domain-containing protein produces the protein MAELRNRDEIYGLSNRISLTLTHFAKGAYPVFSATPQALSVNRMLGIFENPNGAENFIRCGDDKLPLIPGTVYFIPAYLPAQVRLDDRTLFVSIQFSLELHSGVELFSMYKHIRSEYRPELVARLVEIFDSDRQLLLAVELRKHVFAFVYDMLDGSAETPPDLAARFAPYAAVLDHIAARCTAGMRVAELAKIARMPRETFTRRFTADTGITPKRFLDRQLLRRASELLRRPHTTAREVAAELEFSSEFVFSRFFRKQSGLSPGLYRRQYRP, from the coding sequence ATGGCGGAGTTGAGGAACCGGGATGAAATTTACGGGCTGAGCAACCGAATCAGCCTGACGCTGACCCATTTCGCCAAAGGGGCATACCCGGTCTTTTCGGCGACGCCGCAGGCGCTTTCCGTCAACCGGATGCTTGGCATTTTTGAGAACCCGAACGGAGCGGAGAACTTCATCCGCTGCGGGGACGACAAGCTTCCGCTGATTCCGGGAACCGTCTACTTCATTCCGGCCTACCTGCCCGCGCAGGTCCGGCTCGACGACCGGACGCTCTTCGTCTCGATCCAGTTCAGCCTCGAACTCCATTCCGGCGTGGAACTGTTTTCGATGTACAAGCACATCCGCAGCGAATACCGGCCGGAGCTGGTCGCCCGGCTGGTCGAAATTTTCGACTCCGACCGGCAGCTGCTGCTTGCAGTCGAACTGCGCAAGCACGTGTTCGCATTCGTATATGACATGCTCGACGGAAGTGCGGAGACACCGCCCGACCTCGCGGCCCGCTTTGCGCCGTACGCAGCCGTACTCGACCATATCGCGGCCCGCTGCACGGCCGGAATGCGCGTCGCGGAGCTGGCGAAAATCGCCCGGATGCCGCGCGAAACCTTCACGCGAAGATTCACCGCCGACACCGGAATCACGCCGAAACGTTTTCTCGACCGGCAACTGCTGCGCCGCGCCTCGGAGCTGCTGCGCCGTCCGCATACCACAGCACGCGAAGTCGCCGCCGAGCTCGAATTCAGCAGTGAATTCGTCTTTTCACGTTTCTTCAGGAAACAGAGCGGACTCTCTCCCGGCCTCTACCGGCGGCAGTACCGGCCCTGA